Part of the Nostoc sp. ATCC 53789 genome, GCACAAACCCAAGTCGCGCCAACAACTACCACAAAATCAATTTGCTCTACCCAACTGGGAACAGCTATAGATGCTGTAATCAATCGTCCCTTATTTAGTCGGGTGCGCTGGGGAATTTTGGTACAACCCCTGTCAAGTGGGCAAACTCTTTATAGTCGGGATGCTCAGAAATATTTTACTCCTGCGTCTAATCTCAAATTGCTGACAACAGCAGCTGCATTGCAGCAATTGGGTGCTAATTTTCGGATTCGTACCTCTATTTATCAGAATGGCAATGGTGTTTTACGTGTTGTCGGTAGGGGAGATCCCAGCTTAAGTGATACTCAACTGCAAACATTAGCACAGCAGCTAAAACAGAAAGGTATTACTCAAATTCAGAGGTTGATAGCTGATGATAGTTATATTCAAGGAGATATTGTTAACCCCACCTGGCAATGGGAAGATGTGCAGTCAGACTATGGCGCACCAGTCAGCAGCTTTATTCTCAATCAAAATATTTTTAGCTTAAAACTTGTACCGCAGGCTGTAGGTAAATCCTTACAAGTAGTGTGGATTGATCCTGGCGAGGCGAAACAGTGGCGGACAATTAATCAGTCAATAACGGTTGCCCAAAATCAACCAACTTACGTCAATATTACCCGCGAATTATCAGGAACAGCATTACGAATTCAAGGACAACTAACAACAAATTCTGAACCGTCTTTAATAGATTTGCCTGTAATTGACCCTAATTATTATTTCTTACGACGCTTCCGTGCTGCTTTGGCAACAGAAAAAATTCCTTTGGGACAAACATTAGTGGTAACTGGTGGTGTTCATCAAGAGGAAATAGCTTTTGTAGAGTCACCACCTTTATCTGAATTATTAATGGAAACTCTTCAGAATAGTAATAATCTATATGCTGAGGCACTATTGAGAGCATTAGCTGGGGAAAAACCCAGAGTGAAAACTAAAACTAGCGTTGATGTTGGTTTAGAAGCTGTCAAAGCGAGTTTAACTCAATTGGGAGTTGATCCAGCAAATTATATTTTAGTAGATGGTTCGGGTTTATCACGTCGTAACTTAGCCACACCAGAAGCTTTTGTACAAACTTTGCGAGGGATGGCAAGAACACCAGCAGGATATGTGTATCGCGCATCTTTACCCGTAGCAGGTAAAATTGGAACCTTAAAAGGGCGCTTTCAAAACACATCTGCTGAGGGCATTGTGCAAGCAAAAACAGGTACATTAACGGGTGTAGTTTCTCTCTCTGGATATATAAATGCGCCTAAATATGAGCCGTTAGTTTTTAGTATTATCGTTAATCAATCGGATCAACCGGCAACGGCTGTGCGGCAAGTAATTGATGAAGTTGTTGTGTTGTTAACGCAGTTACAACGTTGTTAAAAATGTTTAGAGATGCAAAAGTTTGTGTCTCTACATTTGCTGACTCTGGTAAATAATTGCAGTGATCGTAGTATCAAACGATCAGAGATTGGTTCTGCCATAACTCATTGACAATAAAGCTCTAGGTTCCGAGCTTTCACTCGGTTATTAACATAAAGACAATAATTTTTAATAGTTTAGCGCAGTTACAGTCTACTTTATAACGGCAATTAGATCAGTAATACCAGCAAAAATATTTGGTATAAATACAAAAATGTTGGATATTACGTATTTTCCCTGATTACACTGCTTTTAAATGTGACTACGATAGAGCGCATAACAATATGATATGTCTTCAATTATGCGGCGTATTATTATTCAACTCAAATAGATAAACGCTTTAGCAAACTCCGACATAAAAACGTAATTATACAATAAAAATTTGTAGCTTTATTGTTCATTACTTTAATGGAGCATAATTTTGTATGGCATTTTTAAGCTACAAAAATTAGTAAAAATTAACAAAGTTAAAAAGCTAGAAGTAACTCTTAATAAATAGGACTTACGCAAGTGTCACAAAAAATCGGATTTGTAGTTTGTAGTAAGGGCTTTAGCCCTTATTTTCAGGACTAAAGTCCTCTCTGCGAGACGCTGCGCGAACACTACGAACTGAAAATAATATGCCAGTTGCGTAAGTCCTGATAAAGACTAATACGAATAGCTACCTAATCAAATAGTTAAAAACATTCGCAGTTTGAATATATTCAAAATCATCACATGGTAATCAACCTACAAAAAGGGCAACGTATCTCACTTTCTAAAGAAGCTCCTGGGCTAACCAAGCTGATGTGTGGGCTAGGCTGGGATATAGCAAAACGTTCTGGTGGCAGTTTTTTTGGGGCTTTCGGTAATACTCAAAACTGCGACTTAGATGCTTCTGTAATCTGTTTAGATAAAAATGACAAAATAACAGATATCGGTAACGTTCTTTACTTTGGAAATTTATTGCACAAATCAGGAGCTATTACCCATTTGGGTGATAATCTTACAGGCGCAGGTACAGGTGATGACGAGCAAATTATTGTAGATTTAGCTCGACTACCAAAAGAAATTGTCAAACTAGTTTTTACGGTTAATATTTACGATTGTATTGCTCGTAAGCAAGAATTTGCACAGGTACAAAATGCCTTTGTGCGTTTAGTCAATACATCTAACAATCAAGAACTGGCCAAATATCATTTATCTGGTTCTGAATACAAAGGAATGACCGGGATGATCATGGCTGAAATTTACAATCACAATAACGAGTGGAAAATGGCAGCTATTGGTAACGGCATTAATGTTAATGGTTTGCAGGGACTTATGAAAGTCTATGCTTAACTACTTATTGAGTTACCCAACTTAATAACAACTCTGCATAAAATTCGTTTTGAAAAAATAGGGAGTAATTATGTCAATAAACCTCAGTAAAGGCGAAAGAATCAATCTTTCAAAAGAAGCACCAAGCTTAAAAAATGCTGGTATTGGTTTAGGATGGGATATCAACGTTACAGATACAGGTACAGTTTTTGACCTTGATGCTTCTATCTTTATGTTAGGTGCTAACGGAAAAATTCCTAATGAAAAATACTTTGTTTTCTATAACAACTCCCAATCACCAGATGGTTCTGTAAAACATGAAGGAGACAGCAGAACCGGAGAAGGGCTTGGAGACGATGAAACAATTCAAATTGATTTGAGCAAAGTTGATGCTTCGGTTCAAGAAATAGTTTTTGTCGTTACCATTCATGAAGCAGATCAAAGAAAGCAAAATTTTGGACAAGTCAGAAACTCATTTATCAGAATTTATGACAACGCCACAGAAAAACAAATTGCTAAGTATGAATTAGATGAAGATGCTTCTGCAGAAACTGCAATTGAATTTGGTAAGCTTTATCGAAAAGATGGGGAATGGAGATTCCAAGCTGTCGGTGCTGGTTATAAATCAGGGCTACAAAGTTTTGTAGAACGATATGCTGCTTAGTAGCTATCTCAAAAGGTAATAAGTAAAAAGGGGGTAAGAGTCATGAATACCTCCTTTTTTTTGTATAAGTTAATTCGCAAAAACTAAATTTATAGGATGTATATGAAATGGAAATTGAATTAAGCAAAGGTGGTAGATTTAATCTTTCTAAAGAAGCTCCCAATTTAAAGAAAGTAGCTATTGGCTTGGGTTGGCAAACAAATCAAACTGGACAAAATTATGATATTGAT contains:
- a CDS encoding TerD family protein, whose protein sequence is MMSINLSKGERINLSKEAPSLKNAGIGLGWDINVTDTGTVFDLDASIFMLGANGKIPNEKYFVFYNNSQSPDGSVKHEGDSRTGEGLGDDETIQIDLSKVDASVQEIVFVVTIHEADQRKQNFGQVRNSFIRIYDNATEKQIAKYELDEDASAETAIEFGKLYRKDGEWRFQAVGAGYKSGLQSFVERYAA
- the dacB gene encoding D-alanyl-D-alanine carboxypeptidase/D-alanyl-D-alanine-endopeptidase, which produces MRLKTFNQPLGVLLIFLTSQIGFSSIAKAQTQVAPTTTTKSICSTQLGTAIDAVINRPLFSRVRWGILVQPLSSGQTLYSRDAQKYFTPASNLKLLTTAAALQQLGANFRIRTSIYQNGNGVLRVVGRGDPSLSDTQLQTLAQQLKQKGITQIQRLIADDSYIQGDIVNPTWQWEDVQSDYGAPVSSFILNQNIFSLKLVPQAVGKSLQVVWIDPGEAKQWRTINQSITVAQNQPTYVNITRELSGTALRIQGQLTTNSEPSLIDLPVIDPNYYFLRRFRAALATEKIPLGQTLVVTGGVHQEEIAFVESPPLSELLMETLQNSNNLYAEALLRALAGEKPRVKTKTSVDVGLEAVKASLTQLGVDPANYILVDGSGLSRRNLATPEAFVQTLRGMARTPAGYVYRASLPVAGKIGTLKGRFQNTSAEGIVQAKTGTLTGVVSLSGYINAPKYEPLVFSIIVNQSDQPATAVRQVIDEVVVLLTQLQRC
- a CDS encoding TerD family protein; protein product: MVINLQKGQRISLSKEAPGLTKLMCGLGWDIAKRSGGSFFGAFGNTQNCDLDASVICLDKNDKITDIGNVLYFGNLLHKSGAITHLGDNLTGAGTGDDEQIIVDLARLPKEIVKLVFTVNIYDCIARKQEFAQVQNAFVRLVNTSNNQELAKYHLSGSEYKGMTGMIMAEIYNHNNEWKMAAIGNGINVNGLQGLMKVYA